A window of the Gossypium arboreum isolate Shixiya-1 chromosome 2, ASM2569848v2, whole genome shotgun sequence genome harbors these coding sequences:
- the LOC108466493 gene encoding probable peroxygenase 5 isoform X1, translating into MASSMPPEAILEGVGDAGAAKPSGSEQSVLEKHVAFFDRNHDGIVYPWETFEGFRAIGAGYLLSMTGAFLIHFALSSKTRPGKYPSPFFPIEVKNIHLAKHGSDSGVYDSDGRFVSLKFEEIFRKFARTHGNALTSGELMAMLKANREPQDYKGWIGSWTEWMTLYNLCKDNDGLLRKEIVKGVYDGSLFERMERDRKPHRK; encoded by the exons ATGGCTTCTTCTATGCCACCAGAAGCTATTCTAGaag gAGTTGGTGATGCAGGGGCAGCTAAGCCTAGTGGTTCTGAACAAAGCGTTCTGGAAAAGCATGTTGCATTCTTTGACAGAAACCATGATGGCATCGTTTATCCATGGGAGACTTTTGAAG GTTTTCGAGCAATCGGGGCAGGTTATCTCTTGTCCATGACCGGTGCTTTCCTCATTCACTTTGCTCTCAGTAGCAAAACTCGCCCT GGGAAATATCCTTCTCCATTCTTTCCAATTGAGGTTAAAAACATCCACCTAGCTAAACATGGCAGTGACTCTGGTGTATATGACAGTGATGGAAG ATTTGTATCATTGAAGTTTGAAGAAATCTTCAGAAAGTTCGCCCGTACCCATGGCAATGCCTTAACATCTGGTGAACTCATGGCAATGCTCAAGGCCAACAGGGAACCGCAGGATTACAAAGGATG GATTGGTAGTTGGACGGAATGGATGACATTATACAATCTTTGCAAGGACAACGATGGATTATTGAGGAAAGAAATAGTTAAAGGCGTTTATGACGGAAGCTTGTTCGAACGCATGGAGAGGGACAGAAAACCTCACAGAAAATAA
- the LOC108466493 gene encoding probable peroxygenase 5 isoform X2: MASSMPPEAILEGAAKPSGSEQSVLEKHVAFFDRNHDGIVYPWETFEGFRAIGAGYLLSMTGAFLIHFALSSKTRPGKYPSPFFPIEVKNIHLAKHGSDSGVYDSDGRFVSLKFEEIFRKFARTHGNALTSGELMAMLKANREPQDYKGWIGSWTEWMTLYNLCKDNDGLLRKEIVKGVYDGSLFERMERDRKPHRK; the protein is encoded by the exons ATGGCTTCTTCTATGCCACCAGAAGCTATTCTAGaag GGGCAGCTAAGCCTAGTGGTTCTGAACAAAGCGTTCTGGAAAAGCATGTTGCATTCTTTGACAGAAACCATGATGGCATCGTTTATCCATGGGAGACTTTTGAAG GTTTTCGAGCAATCGGGGCAGGTTATCTCTTGTCCATGACCGGTGCTTTCCTCATTCACTTTGCTCTCAGTAGCAAAACTCGCCCT GGGAAATATCCTTCTCCATTCTTTCCAATTGAGGTTAAAAACATCCACCTAGCTAAACATGGCAGTGACTCTGGTGTATATGACAGTGATGGAAG ATTTGTATCATTGAAGTTTGAAGAAATCTTCAGAAAGTTCGCCCGTACCCATGGCAATGCCTTAACATCTGGTGAACTCATGGCAATGCTCAAGGCCAACAGGGAACCGCAGGATTACAAAGGATG GATTGGTAGTTGGACGGAATGGATGACATTATACAATCTTTGCAAGGACAACGATGGATTATTGAGGAAAGAAATAGTTAAAGGCGTTTATGACGGAAGCTTGTTCGAACGCATGGAGAGGGACAGAAAACCTCACAGAAAATAA